From a region of the Emcibacteraceae bacterium genome:
- a CDS encoding N-acetylmuramoyl-L-alanine amidase, translating into MKEVKSPNYNDRTSSTVKYLIFHYTGMATGAAALERLCDPEASVSAHYLIEEDGTVFNLVDEEKRAWHAGVSKWENDTDINDLSIGIEIVNPGHSYPGYEGGYRAFPKIQMDSVKKLSLDIIRRHAIKPFYVLGHSDVAWRRKIDPGELFDWRDLAKEGIGCWPEKAPSDNGKAVSSRDFIKNLKIFGYDTDGCEQNISEITAAFQRHFRQSNIDGELDYETFYLLENLLKQKIS; encoded by the coding sequence ATGAAGGAAGTTAAGTCACCGAATTATAATGATCGCACCTCATCAACCGTCAAATATCTTATTTTTCATTATACGGGCATGGCAACTGGTGCTGCGGCACTGGAAAGGCTTTGTGACCCGGAAGCTTCCGTAAGTGCACATTATCTAATTGAAGAAGATGGGACAGTCTTTAATTTGGTTGATGAAGAAAAGAGAGCTTGGCATGCCGGAGTTTCCAAGTGGGAAAATGATACAGATATAAATGATCTTTCTATTGGTATTGAAATCGTTAATCCAGGGCATTCTTACCCGGGTTATGAAGGAGGATATAGGGCTTTTCCGAAGATACAGATGGATTCCGTCAAAAAATTGTCACTGGACATCATCAGGCGCCATGCAATTAAACCCTTTTATGTTTTGGGACATAGTGATGTAGCCTGGCGTCGGAAAATTGACCCCGGGGAGTTATTTGACTGGAGAGACTTGGCAAAGGAAGGAATCGGATGCTGGCCGGAAAAAGCGCCAAGTGATAACGGAAAAGCCGTGAGCAGCAGAGATTTTATCAAAAATCTGAAAATTTTCGGATATGATACAGATGGATGTGAGCAAAATATTTCTGAAATTACAGCCGCGTTTCAAAGACATTTCAGGCAGTCCAATATTGATGGTGAATTGGACTACGAAACTTTTTATCTTCTGGAGAATTTGTTAAAACAGAAAATTAGTTGA
- a CDS encoding PilZ domain-containing protein, translating to MIEKNSALSSKAANKNNVHEGLEVLRSHKRRTVVWPAVLLVNEFEFKCTLYDISLGGVRLRLDLPLATGAKVRIKIKDLDFTNALVAWHAEDFVGLRFVEDPETMIDLLGEYAHNLV from the coding sequence ATGATAGAGAAAAATTCAGCTTTAAGTTCAAAAGCAGCAAATAAAAATAATGTGCATGAGGGGCTTGAGGTGCTTCGGTCCCACAAAAGAAGGACTGTTGTTTGGCCTGCGGTGCTTCTTGTAAATGAGTTTGAATTTAAATGCACACTTTATGATATTTCACTTGGCGGGGTGCGTTTAAGGCTCGATTTGCCACTGGCTACTGGGGCTAAGGTGAGGATTAAGATAAAAGATCTGGATTTTACAAACGCTTTGGTTGCCTGGCACGCTGAGGATTTTGTCGGCCTCAGGTTTGTTGAAGATCCGGAGACAATGATAGACCTACTTGGCGAATACGCACATAATCTGGTCTGA
- a CDS encoding S9 family peptidase: MSFLRNLALLWAMIAMVTITPSAIAAGLTIKQITENGDLAGAVPRGLKYSPDGKRVTFLKASEMDARVLDLWEYNIAEKKAQMLVKASDITGGEEKLSEEERGRRERMRITSMGIVDFSWSRDGTKLLFPLGGDLYEYSLQNNKTNRLTNDTAYELDSRFSPQGNFVSFIEDNNIHIVDVRSKTQRTLTTSSSPTVKNGVAEFIAMEEMDRDTGYWWSDDEKYIAYIQFDEKNIDERGRYEIVRDGFNVLRERYPRAGTHNVTVRLGIMTISSGETKWVDLCSDQDIYLPRVAWVPDSSGIFYQVENRAQTRLELNFADAMTAVKRNILVEESDSWINLNHGLTFLKNGAEFLWQSERSGFNHLYHYKNDGSLINQLTDGDWVVSGTVKADNKAGDIYFQANATDYLEQHLYKVAMDSNRQTNPEKVTSEPGWHDITFSKEGDSYIDRYSTPDVPPQVSIHNLSGKREMWIEENRLDKNHPYYPYKDQHISPEFGAIKNKDGDILHYRLYKPANMEAGKKYPVIFALYGGPGSQLVRKAWDDPLHQVWAQDGYVVFTLDNRGTSNKGTKFAGALYHRMGKVEVEDQVAGAEFLKQLEFVDADRFGVQGHSYGGYMVLMSMFTAPDIFKVGVSGAPVTDWRLYDTHYTERFLGLPGGKDEAYEKSSVFPYIEGLRGNLLIMHGLADDNVLFNHSSKLIDELQQRAIQFDFMAYPGETHRLGADRMRKRHVLETMKRYFDDHLK; the protein is encoded by the coding sequence ATGTCATTTTTAAGGAATTTGGCACTGTTATGGGCAATGATCGCGATGGTTACAATCACACCTTCGGCCATAGCGGCTGGACTGACAATTAAACAAATAACCGAAAATGGCGATCTGGCTGGCGCAGTCCCAAGAGGACTAAAATATTCGCCGGATGGGAAACGTGTAACGTTCTTAAAAGCGAGCGAGATGGACGCACGGGTACTTGACTTATGGGAATATAATATTGCGGAAAAAAAAGCGCAGATGCTGGTCAAGGCCAGCGATATTACCGGGGGGGAGGAAAAGCTTTCTGAGGAAGAGCGTGGTCGCCGGGAACGCATGCGTATTACCAGCATGGGGATTGTGGATTTTTCCTGGTCAAGGGATGGAACCAAACTGTTGTTTCCACTGGGTGGGGATCTTTACGAATATTCCCTTCAAAACAATAAAACCAATCGTCTGACCAATGATACAGCCTATGAACTCGACAGCAGATTTTCGCCGCAGGGCAATTTTGTGTCGTTTATTGAAGATAATAATATCCATATTGTTGATGTCAGGTCCAAAACCCAAAGAACGCTTACGACATCATCATCCCCAACTGTTAAGAATGGTGTGGCGGAATTTATAGCCATGGAGGAAATGGATCGGGATACAGGCTATTGGTGGTCAGATGATGAAAAATATATTGCCTATATTCAATTTGATGAAAAAAATATTGATGAGCGAGGCAGATATGAAATAGTCCGTGACGGATTTAATGTGTTAAGAGAAAGATACCCAAGAGCTGGAACTCATAACGTTACGGTCAGACTTGGCATCATGACTATATCAAGTGGAGAAACAAAATGGGTGGATCTTTGCAGTGATCAGGATATTTACCTGCCGCGGGTGGCGTGGGTGCCGGACAGCAGTGGTATTTTTTATCAGGTTGAAAATCGAGCGCAGACCAGGCTAGAACTTAATTTTGCAGATGCAATGACGGCAGTAAAAAGAAATATTCTGGTTGAAGAATCTGATAGCTGGATAAATTTAAATCATGGCCTTACTTTCCTGAAAAATGGTGCCGAGTTTCTCTGGCAATCAGAAAGAAGCGGCTTTAATCACCTGTATCATTATAAAAATGACGGTAGCCTGATCAACCAGCTTACTGATGGTGACTGGGTCGTCAGTGGTACTGTAAAAGCGGATAACAAAGCGGGAGATATTTATTTCCAGGCCAATGCCACTGATTATCTTGAGCAGCATTTATATAAAGTGGCTATGGATAGTAACAGACAAACAAATCCGGAAAAGGTGACATCAGAGCCGGGATGGCATGATATTACTTTTTCAAAAGAGGGTGACAGTTATATTGACCGCTATTCAACTCCGGATGTGCCGCCACAGGTTTCCATTCACAATTTAAGTGGCAAGAGGGAAATGTGGATAGAAGAAAACAGGCTGGATAAAAACCATCCCTATTATCCCTATAAAGATCAGCATATCAGTCCTGAGTTCGGGGCCATCAAAAATAAAGACGGAGATATCCTTCATTACAGGCTTTATAAGCCGGCCAATATGGAAGCGGGTAAAAAATATCCTGTTATCTTTGCGCTTTATGGCGGACCGGGTTCGCAGCTCGTCAGAAAGGCCTGGGATGATCCGCTGCATCAGGTCTGGGCCCAGGACGGTTATGTGGTTTTTACCCTTGATAACAGGGGAACAAGTAATAAGGGAACCAAATTTGCCGGAGCACTCTATCACAGGATGGGCAAAGTTGAAGTTGAAGATCAGGTGGCTGGTGCTGAATTTCTAAAGCAGCTTGAGTTTGTTGATGCAGACCGTTTTGGAGTTCAGGGGCATAGTTACGGCGGCTACATGGTTTTGATGAGTATGTTTACAGCCCCCGATATATTTAAGGTAGGGGTGTCTGGTGCTCCGGTGACCGATTGGCGATTATATGATACGCATTATACAGAACGCTTTCTTGGCCTTCCAGGGGGCAAGGATGAAGCATATGAGAAAAGCAGTGTATTTCCCTATATTGAAGGGTTAAGAGGCAATCTTCTCATCATGCATGGGCTTGCAGATGACAATGTGCTTTTTAATCATAGCAGTAAACTTATTGATGAGCTTCAGCAAAGGGCAATTCAGTTTGATTTTATGGCTTATCCGGGAGAGACCCACAGGCTGGGAGCAGACCGTATGAGAAAACGACATGTGCTTGAAACTATGAAACGTTATTTTGATGACCATCTGAAATAA
- a CDS encoding PilZ domain-containing protein has protein sequence MAIKEVNKILRTMRKHNRRAVVLPAKLDVDGQYHNCIAYDVSLGGIRLKVDAQIAANSQVNVRIKDTSSHSANVVWAAEGFVGLNFIESPNAIKAGLGGLASNLN, from the coding sequence ATGGCTATTAAAGAAGTAAATAAAATACTGAGGACAATGCGTAAGCATAACAGGAGAGCCGTTGTGCTTCCTGCAAAGCTTGATGTAGATGGCCAGTATCATAACTGTATAGCTTATGACGTGTCTTTGGGAGGTATCCGTCTTAAGGTGGATGCACAGATTGCGGCAAATTCCCAGGTCAATGTCAGAATAAAGGATACATCAAGCCATAGTGCAAATGTTGTATGGGCGGCAGAAGGGTTTGTCGGTTTAAATTTTATTGAAAGTCCAAATGCGATCAAAGCGGGGCTGGGCGGACTTGCAAGTAACCTGAATTAA
- a CDS encoding PilZ domain-containing protein, giving the protein MQKEFQKRRSKRQNVLIKTKLEVGSYYFDAVAYDLSLRGAKIKLNLPLERGSDFLISFKGQRNIPSKVSWVKNGFLGLEFVYSPEAVKGIFGTLGERLD; this is encoded by the coding sequence TTGCAAAAAGAATTTCAAAAGCGTCGCAGTAAGCGTCAAAATGTTCTGATCAAAACAAAATTGGAAGTAGGAAGCTATTATTTTGACGCAGTGGCATATGACTTGTCATTGAGAGGCGCAAAAATCAAACTCAACCTTCCCCTTGAACGCGGTTCAGATTTTCTCATTTCCTTCAAAGGGCAAAGAAATATTCCGTCAAAGGTCTCCTGGGTTAAAAACGGTTTTTTGGGACTTGAATTTGTATATTCACCAGAGGCCGTAAAAGGAATATTTGGTACCCTGGGCGAGCGCCTGGATTAA
- a CDS encoding division/cell wall cluster transcriptional repressor MraZ — protein MSKYTNKVDSKGRVSVPAQFRAALPSGFQKSIVVYQAVNHNAIECCDLLHIEKVNESLEGFAPYSDEHDEFSLALMSGLVELSFDGNGRIILPQELMEFAGISDYATFAGKGKTFQIWEPEAFKQELDKARHKVKEKRGLLRFQSRNDAGGENDRT, from the coding sequence ATGTCGAAATATACCAATAAGGTGGATAGCAAGGGGCGGGTTTCCGTTCCGGCACAGTTTCGTGCTGCGTTACCTTCGGGGTTTCAGAAATCCATTGTTGTTTATCAGGCAGTTAATCACAATGCGATTGAATGCTGTGACCTTCTGCATATTGAAAAGGTAAATGAAAGCCTTGAAGGCTTTGCTCCCTATTCCGACGAACATGATGAATTCAGCCTCGCCCTTATGTCGGGGCTAGTAGAACTCAGCTTTGACGGAAACGGCCGAATTATTTTGCCACAGGAGCTGATGGAATTTGCAGGGATTAGTGACTATGCAACATTCGCCGGTAAGGGAAAAACTTTTCAGATTTGGGAGCCCGAAGCCTTCAAGCAGGAATTGGATAAGGCGCGTCATAAAGTTAAGGAAAAGAGAGGTCTTTTACGCTTCCAGTCAAGAAATGATGCAGGAGGCGAGAATGATCGCACGTAA
- the rsmH gene encoding 16S rRNA (cytosine(1402)-N(4))-methyltransferase RsmH, with amino-acid sequence MIARNSADRHHASEMHYSVMLNEVLEALCIKKEGTYVDGTFGAGGYSRAILEQDVSMLWAIDRDPTVKNFAQKLSEEFPGKFQLLQGCFSDMEKLLKENGQEYVDGIVLDIGVSSMQLDQAERGFSFMQDGPLDMRMGGDGPTAADIVNTKEEEELADIIYNYGEERASRRVARAIVKARAEKNFARTLELSEVVEKAVGGPKYKKGKRQIHGATRTFQALRIYVNDELGELKRGLEAAEKMLAPGGRLCVVTFHSLEDRIVKDFFKLRSGESSLGSRHLPLQELNLQKPTFEMIFRGGKKASAEEIKVNVRSRSAKLRAAERTNAPAWAKETIS; translated from the coding sequence ATGATCGCACGTAATTCAGCCGACAGGCATCATGCCAGTGAAATGCATTATTCTGTAATGCTTAACGAAGTCCTTGAGGCGCTGTGTATTAAAAAAGAAGGAACCTATGTTGATGGTACCTTTGGTGCCGGAGGATATAGCAGGGCTATCCTGGAGCAAGATGTTTCAATGCTTTGGGCAATTGACCGTGATCCTACTGTGAAGAATTTTGCGCAAAAGCTTAGTGAAGAATTTCCTGGAAAATTTCAACTGTTGCAAGGCTGTTTTTCCGATATGGAGAAATTGCTCAAGGAAAACGGGCAGGAATATGTTGATGGTATCGTGCTGGATATTGGTGTTTCATCCATGCAGCTTGATCAGGCCGAAAGAGGGTTTTCCTTCATGCAGGATGGGCCGCTTGATATGAGAATGGGTGGTGATGGCCCGACGGCGGCTGATATTGTGAATACAAAGGAAGAAGAAGAGCTAGCTGACATTATTTATAACTACGGGGAAGAGCGAGCATCACGCCGGGTAGCAAGGGCAATTGTAAAGGCACGTGCAGAGAAAAATTTTGCAAGAACGCTGGAGCTTTCAGAAGTAGTTGAAAAAGCTGTCGGTGGACCAAAATATAAAAAAGGCAAAAGGCAAATCCACGGTGCAACCAGAACATTTCAGGCGCTTCGCATATATGTAAATGATGAATTGGGTGAATTAAAACGCGGGCTTGAGGCAGCAGAAAAAATGCTTGCACCTGGCGGGCGACTTTGTGTTGTGACGTTCCATTCACTTGAAGATCGGATAGTTAAGGATTTTTTTAAACTCAGAAGCGGAGAAAGCTCACTGGGTTCCCGTCATTTACCGTTACAGGAACTGAATTTACAAAAGCCCACATTTGAAATGATTTTCAGGGGCGGAAAAAAGGCTTCAGCAGAAGAAATAAAAGTGAATGTCCGTTCACGCTCGGCGAAATTGCGAGCGGCAGAGAGAACCAATGCACCGGCATGGGCAAAGGAGACTATATCATGA
- a CDS encoding penicillin-binding protein 2 — protein MKPIDLRVEGIRQGAIEVARNRLIFVMALFSLGFFTLIVKLVSVGVFQADGSAYYQTGNANTSLLMARADILDRNGVILATNLKTPSLAVVPAKLKTSPEELAPRVAAIFPEMSEGKALKLLSTERSHTWIKRTLTPKQVFEIKKIGDPGLVTSDAEKRIYPQGRLLSHILGSVDIDNKPSSGVEAYFNDQLIDPSKSESPLVLSIDIRLQYILNQELAAYKEKFSAIGAAGLILDVTTGEVLALSSLPDFDPNDTSGPQNVNEMNRVLQGDYELGSGFKTFTLASALENKVVTLADRYDATKPVRIANFTIHDDHPKNRWLNVPEIFVYSSNIGTLKMAQDIGVERQIAFFDKLGLFTKADIEVYEKSTPLLPRQWGPTELATTAYGHGIAVTPLHLASGVAAMVNGGRLIPATLLRKNKNIAQSVSQDLGEQVISPATSEIMRNLLHLVVEYGTGKNAKVDGYLVGGKTGTAIKAVNGGYNDKAVISSLVSVFPIDKPKYLVFAMLDEPKGIKETYNLITAGMTVAPMVGNIIKRVGPLMGVMPRKEDEIDFKDLMLVSGTDE, from the coding sequence GTGAAGCCAATTGATTTGCGAGTGGAGGGAATACGCCAGGGAGCGATAGAGGTTGCCCGAAACCGATTAATTTTCGTTATGGCTTTATTCTCATTGGGCTTTTTTACCCTGATCGTAAAACTTGTTTCGGTCGGCGTATTTCAGGCTGACGGTTCAGCTTACTATCAAACCGGAAACGCTAATACATCATTACTTATGGCACGGGCGGATATTCTCGACCGTAATGGTGTCATACTGGCGACTAACCTTAAGACGCCATCTCTGGCAGTGGTTCCGGCTAAACTTAAAACGTCCCCTGAAGAACTGGCTCCAAGGGTAGCGGCAATTTTCCCAGAAATGTCTGAAGGGAAGGCGCTGAAGCTTTTAAGTACGGAGCGATCACATACCTGGATTAAAAGGACGCTGACACCAAAGCAGGTATTTGAAATTAAGAAAATAGGTGATCCAGGGCTCGTAACATCGGATGCAGAAAAAAGAATATATCCGCAAGGCAGGCTACTGTCACACATACTTGGGTCTGTTGATATTGATAATAAGCCCAGTTCTGGAGTTGAAGCCTATTTTAATGATCAGCTTATTGATCCGTCAAAATCGGAAAGTCCACTGGTTCTTTCTATTGATATTCGTCTTCAGTATATCCTTAATCAGGAATTGGCGGCCTATAAGGAAAAATTTTCAGCAATTGGTGCTGCGGGACTAATTCTCGATGTCACGACTGGGGAAGTGCTTGCTTTGTCTTCCCTTCCTGATTTTGATCCGAATGATACAAGCGGTCCACAAAATGTAAATGAAATGAACCGGGTTCTGCAGGGTGATTATGAACTTGGTTCCGGCTTTAAGACCTTTACCCTTGCATCGGCACTGGAAAATAAAGTCGTGACCCTTGCAGATCGCTATGATGCAACCAAGCCTGTGAGAATTGCAAATTTCACCATTCATGATGACCATCCAAAAAACAGGTGGCTTAATGTACCCGAAATTTTTGTTTATTCGTCGAATATTGGTACATTGAAAATGGCACAGGATATTGGTGTCGAGCGTCAGATTGCTTTTTTTGATAAACTGGGCCTGTTTACAAAGGCAGATATTGAAGTTTATGAGAAAAGCACGCCCTTGTTGCCCAGACAGTGGGGACCTACCGAACTGGCAACGACCGCCTATGGGCACGGAATTGCTGTTACGCCACTTCATCTGGCTTCTGGTGTTGCAGCAATGGTCAATGGGGGACGCCTTATTCCTGCCACCTTACTGAGAAAAAATAAAAATATTGCACAGAGTGTTTCTCAAGATCTGGGAGAGCAGGTTATTTCACCGGCGACCAGTGAAATTATGAGAAATCTTCTTCATCTTGTTGTTGAATATGGTACGGGAAAAAATGCCAAAGTAGATGGTTATTTGGTTGGTGGAAAGACGGGAACGGCGATTAAAGCTGTTAATGGCGGATATAATGACAAAGCGGTCATTTCCTCATTGGTGTCCGTATTTCCAATCGATAAACCAAAATATCTGGTTTTTGCTATGCTGGATGAACCAAAAGGCATCAAAGAAACCTATAACCTTATCACAGCCGGTATGACTGTCGCGCCGATGGTGGGCAATATTATTAAACGCGTAGGGCCGTTAATGGGTGTTATGCCAAGAAAAGAAGATGAAATAGACTTTAAGGATTTAATGCTTGTATCCGGAACTGACGAATGA
- a CDS encoding UDP-N-acetylmuramoyl-L-alanyl-D-glutamate--2,6-diaminopimelate ligase — translation MKLSELLDNENLENDVEIGGITADSRQVKPGYLFVALPGLVFNGADFIGKAIEAGASAILSIPEARLDNDRVVWILDDYPGRLFPHIVSRFFKSQPKNIAAVTGTNGKTSVAFFTQQIWKHLGLKAASVGTLGIHADGYDKSTGLTTPDPVVMHKALSELCDMGVDHVVFEASSHGLDQHRLDGLNISAAAFTNLTHDHLDYHKTEQQYFDAKKRLFSELLPPSKTAVLYIDNPYVRDVEKVCEDRGHNIITVGKNDGDIRLLSQRSSSSGQEITVSYQGEIYDISLPLVGYFQAINALMAVGLVIGCGEEADKAFKALSYLRPVRGRMEQAGRHPSGARVYVDYAHTPDALETVLKALRPHVRGKLSVVFGCGGDRDRTKRKIMGQIAEKLADRIYVTDDNPRSENPLDIRTEILKGSPRGIDGGDRASAIERAVAELSRGDILLVAGKGHEQGQTIGNQVFDFDDVSVVRSAIAAIGQTGTTGKRLAH, via the coding sequence ATGAAACTGAGTGAATTGCTGGATAATGAAAATCTGGAAAATGACGTTGAAATTGGCGGGATTACTGCTGATAGCCGTCAGGTTAAACCGGGTTATTTGTTTGTCGCTTTGCCGGGACTGGTCTTTAATGGTGCCGATTTTATTGGTAAGGCGATTGAAGCTGGCGCGTCCGCGATCCTTTCCATACCGGAAGCCAGACTTGACAATGATCGGGTGGTCTGGATTCTGGATGATTATCCCGGTCGCCTGTTTCCCCATATTGTTTCACGATTTTTTAAATCCCAGCCCAAAAATATTGCCGCCGTCACCGGAACAAACGGTAAAACATCTGTCGCATTTTTTACGCAGCAGATATGGAAGCATCTGGGTCTTAAGGCGGCGTCTGTTGGCACACTTGGGATCCACGCAGATGGGTATGATAAATCAACCGGACTGACAACCCCCGATCCTGTCGTTATGCACAAGGCATTGAGTGAACTTTGCGATATGGGTGTTGATCATGTTGTTTTCGAAGCGTCCAGTCATGGGCTGGATCAGCACCGTCTTGACGGATTAAATATTTCTGCTGCCGCATTTACCAATCTGACCCATGATCATCTTGATTATCATAAAACAGAACAGCAGTATTTTGATGCAAAAAAACGGCTGTTTAGTGAATTACTGCCGCCATCAAAAACAGCGGTTCTTTACATTGATAATCCTTATGTCCGGGATGTCGAGAAAGTTTGTGAGGATAGAGGGCATAATATCATCACTGTTGGCAAAAATGATGGGGATATTCGCCTGCTCAGCCAACGATCATCATCATCTGGCCAGGAAATAACAGTGAGTTATCAAGGTGAAATTTATGATATTTCATTACCTCTTGTTGGATATTTTCAGGCAATCAATGCACTGATGGCTGTCGGATTGGTAATTGGGTGCGGCGAAGAAGCAGATAAAGCCTTTAAAGCACTTTCCTATCTAAGGCCGGTTCGGGGGCGTATGGAGCAAGCTGGGCGGCACCCCAGCGGGGCCAGAGTGTATGTTGATTATGCCCATACACCGGATGCTCTGGAAACTGTGCTTAAGGCCTTAAGGCCCCATGTCAGGGGTAAGCTTTCTGTTGTTTTTGGCTGTGGCGGGGATCGTGATCGGACAAAAAGAAAAATTATGGGACAGATTGCAGAAAAACTTGCCGACCGGATTTATGTAACAGACGATAACCCAAGATCGGAAAACCCGCTTGATATCAGAACAGAGATATTAAAGGGAAGTCCACGCGGCATTGATGGAGGTGACCGCGCCTCGGCAATTGAACGCGCTGTTGCAGAGTTATCAAGAGGAGATATTTTGCTCGTTGCGGGAAAAGGTCACGAGCAGGGGCAAACAATAGGCAATCAGGTCTTTGATTTTGATGACGTGTCCGTTGTGCGATCGGCCATTGCGGCAATCGGGCAAACTGGCACAACAGGCAAAAGACTGGCACATTAG
- a CDS encoding UDP-N-acetylmuramoylalanyl-D-glutamyl-2,6-diaminopimelate--D-alanyl-D-alanine ligase, which translates to MSLLPLWTSQELETVFGTKASANWNSYGVSIDSRTLEKGDLFFALSGPNFDGHGYVKAAFEKGAAGAVVSKSVEGVPEGRLIFVDDVMAALIKLGRAGRDRVNVPIIAVTGSVGKTGTKEALNAALSRYKKTHASVLSYNNDVGVPLSLARMPYDAEYGIFELGMNHAGELRELVKLVRPDVAIITTIGLAHSEFFNSEEDIADAKAEIFTSMHNGGTAILNFDNPHFERLKKKAKEAGVKRIISFGNDERADVRVLHYVFHDTCSCIIANILGKIMTYKVGMLGYHWVMNSLAVLGSVDAVGADLGLGGLGLAELKPLSGRGRRDRIYFDIATNASFLLIDESYNANPASMKAAIETLGQTEKEGRGRKIAVLSDMGELGKQADQLHRDLAPILNDADVDIVFAVGRHMKHLADFIVRKYRHINVNYFNDRQALERALLHDIRDGDIIMVKGSNAGRMSNVVEKLKTLDLNQDKQAANS; encoded by the coding sequence ATGAGTTTACTGCCATTATGGACATCACAGGAATTGGAAACGGTTTTCGGAACTAAGGCGTCCGCAAACTGGAATTCATATGGCGTGTCTATTGACAGTAGAACGCTTGAAAAAGGTGATTTGTTTTTTGCTCTTTCTGGGCCAAATTTTGATGGACACGGGTATGTGAAAGCGGCTTTTGAAAAAGGGGCAGCTGGGGCAGTCGTCAGTAAATCTGTCGAAGGCGTGCCGGAGGGAAGACTGATTTTTGTCGATGATGTTATGGCAGCACTGATCAAGCTTGGAAGGGCTGGAAGAGACAGGGTTAACGTCCCCATCATCGCTGTTACAGGTAGCGTGGGTAAAACCGGAACCAAAGAAGCTCTTAATGCAGCACTTTCAAGATATAAGAAAACCCACGCTAGCGTCTTAAGCTATAATAATGATGTGGGTGTGCCGCTTTCTCTGGCCCGTATGCCCTATGATGCTGAATATGGTATTTTTGAGCTGGGCATGAACCATGCCGGTGAATTACGTGAGCTTGTTAAACTTGTGCGTCCTGATGTCGCGATTATCACGACCATTGGATTGGCGCATAGTGAGTTTTTTAATAGTGAGGAAGATATTGCAGACGCCAAAGCGGAAATTTTTACATCAATGCATAATGGCGGCACAGCCATCCTGAATTTTGATAACCCGCATTTTGAAAGATTAAAGAAAAAAGCGAAAGAAGCAGGCGTAAAAAGAATTATTTCATTTGGTAATGACGAACGTGCTGATGTTCGGGTGCTTCATTATGTTTTCCATGATACCTGTAGCTGCATCATAGCCAATATTCTGGGAAAAATTATGACTTATAAAGTCGGCATGCTTGGCTATCACTGGGTAATGAATTCTCTTGCGGTTCTGGGAAGTGTTGATGCGGTTGGTGCTGATCTGGGACTGGGTGGGCTAGGACTAGCTGAACTTAAGCCACTGTCTGGCAGAGGCAGAAGGGACCGGATTTATTTTGATATTGCAACAAATGCATCCTTTCTTCTTATTGATGAAAGCTACAATGCAAATCCGGCAAGTATGAAAGCGGCAATTGAAACACTCGGCCAGACAGAGAAAGAAGGCAGAGGACGGAAAATAGCCGTATTAAGCGATATGGGCGAGCTGGGCAAGCAGGCCGATCAGCTGCATAGAGATCTTGCACCGATACTGAATGATGCAGATGTTGATATCGTTTTTGCGGTGGGCAGGCATATGAAACATCTGGCTGATTTTATAGTCCGGAAATATCGGCATATTAATGTCAATTATTTTAATGACAGGCAGGCCCTTGAGCGGGCCTTGCTACATGATATCCGGGATGGTGACATCATAATGGTTAAAGGTTCAAACGCTGGACGTATGTCCAACGTTGTCGAGAAATTAAAAACTCTTGATCTGAACCAGGATAAACAGGCGGCTAACAGCTGA